Proteins encoded together in one Neobacillus sp. FSL H8-0543 window:
- the zapA gene encoding cell division protein ZapA, translated as MSKIQKNRTTVDIYGQQYTILGTESPSHIRSVALLVDNKMREIGSRNPSLDVSKLAVLTAVNAVNDYIKMKEQVERLQLELQKEKD; from the coding sequence TTGTCAAAAATACAAAAAAATAGAACGACCGTAGATATATACGGACAGCAATACACTATATTAGGTACTGAAAGCCCAAGTCATATTCGAAGTGTTGCATTATTAGTTGACAATAAAATGCGCGAAATCGGTTCTAGGAATCCATCACTAGATGTTAGCAAGCTTGCTGTATTAACTGCGGTGAATGCCGTCAATGATTATATTAAAATGAAAGAACAAGTAGAGCGGCTTCAATTAGAACTACAAAAAGAAAAGGACTGA
- the polX gene encoding DNA polymerase/3'-5' exonuclease PolX, which translates to MEINKKDLIRLLETIAVYLELKGENPFKVSAFRKAASALEFDDRSLSDIEDFTAISGIGKGTAAVIEEYITEGSSTVLNELKNEVPRGLIPLLQLPGLGGKKIAKLYKEIGIEDVTSLEEACKAGKVQLLAGFGKKTEEKILSAIANVGSRPDRLPLAYMLPIAEKIESILAGIPEIHQFSRAGSLRRMRETIKDLDFIIATEHLEIVKQHLLDLPDKKEVIGAGDTKVSLVLAYDYDVSVDFRLVKPEEFTTTLHHFTGSKDHNVRMRQLAKERGEKISEYGVENVETGEILTFTSEEEFFQHFDLPFIPPEIREDGREVEEFSPTEELIELEDIKGDLHMHSTWSDGAHSIEEMVLACRERGYRYMAITDHSKYLKVANGLTAERLLQQKEEIKKLNEKYDDILILSGVEMDILPDGSLDYEDDFLAEMDFVIASIHSAFSQPREKIMERMRTALKNAHVDLIAHPTGRKIGRREGYDVDIDLLIELAKETNTALELNANPNRLDLAAESLRKAQDAGVKILINTDAHKVDTLAHMEIGVSAAKKGWIKKSSVINALETNDLLEFLHNRN; encoded by the coding sequence ATGGAGATAAATAAAAAGGATTTAATTCGCTTATTAGAAACAATTGCTGTCTACTTGGAGTTAAAAGGTGAAAATCCCTTCAAGGTATCGGCCTTCCGCAAAGCGGCGTCGGCACTGGAGTTTGATGATCGGAGTTTATCTGACATTGAGGACTTTACAGCCATTTCAGGTATTGGCAAAGGCACCGCTGCCGTTATTGAGGAATACATAACAGAGGGTTCATCTACGGTTTTAAATGAACTTAAGAATGAAGTCCCGCGCGGATTAATCCCGTTATTACAATTGCCGGGACTAGGCGGTAAGAAAATTGCGAAGCTCTATAAAGAAATCGGTATTGAAGATGTTACTAGCTTGGAAGAAGCATGTAAGGCAGGGAAGGTCCAGTTACTAGCAGGATTTGGTAAAAAGACTGAAGAAAAAATACTAAGCGCGATTGCAAATGTGGGATCAAGACCAGACAGGCTTCCTCTTGCCTATATGCTTCCAATCGCTGAAAAAATAGAATCTATACTTGCTGGAATCCCGGAGATTCACCAATTCTCACGAGCAGGAAGTTTACGGAGAATGCGCGAGACAATAAAGGATTTAGACTTCATTATTGCTACCGAGCATCTCGAAATCGTTAAACAGCATTTGCTCGACCTGCCAGATAAAAAAGAGGTAATCGGTGCCGGAGATACAAAGGTTTCACTCGTATTAGCATACGATTATGATGTTTCTGTTGATTTTCGTCTCGTTAAACCTGAAGAGTTTACGACTACGCTTCACCATTTTACAGGCTCAAAAGACCATAATGTCCGCATGAGACAATTGGCGAAGGAACGGGGTGAAAAGATAAGCGAGTACGGTGTCGAAAATGTTGAAACAGGAGAAATTCTTACGTTCACTTCTGAAGAGGAATTTTTCCAGCATTTTGACCTTCCCTTTATACCTCCAGAAATTAGAGAGGATGGTAGAGAAGTTGAAGAGTTTTCTCCTACCGAGGAGCTAATTGAACTAGAAGATATTAAGGGTGACCTTCATATGCACTCTACTTGGAGTGATGGGGCTCATTCAATTGAAGAGATGGTGCTGGCCTGTCGGGAGCGAGGATATAGGTACATGGCCATTACCGATCATTCTAAGTATTTAAAAGTTGCGAATGGACTGACAGCAGAGCGTTTACTGCAGCAAAAAGAAGAAATTAAAAAATTAAATGAAAAATATGATGATATTCTTATCCTTTCAGGTGTAGAAATGGACATTTTGCCAGATGGGTCACTCGATTACGAAGACGACTTTTTAGCTGAAATGGACTTTGTCATTGCCTCGATTCATTCTGCTTTTTCACAGCCAAGGGAAAAAATCATGGAGCGAATGAGGACGGCATTAAAGAATGCCCATGTTGATTTAATTGCCCATCCAACAGGCAGAAAGATTGGTCGGCGTGAGGGGTATGATGTTGATATCGATTTACTGATTGAATTAGCCAAAGAAACAAATACGGCTTTAGAATTAAATGCAAACCCAAACAGACTTGACCTTGCAGCTGAGAGTTTGAGAAAAGCTCAGGATGCAGGTGTTAAAATACTCATCAATACAGATGCACATAAAGTGGACACATTAGCACATATGGAGATCGGAGTGTCTGCGGCTAAAAAGGGCTGGATAAAAAAATCATCTGTTATTAATGCCCTTGAGACGAATGATCTGTTAGAATTTTTGCATAATCGAAACTAA
- the rnhC gene encoding ribonuclease HIII: MGNVVLNRSMSEISKMKSYYSGQLSDKLPPGSVFAAKTAGCMITAYKSGKVLFQGNDCVAEAGKWGEAEAKKPSSSSKAGAPKGNLPDGFSQLSVIGSDEVGTGDFFGPITVVAAYVRKEDIPLLKELGVKDSKDLKDEKIIAIAKDIKTIIPFSLLTLKNEKYNQLQQSGMSQGKMKAILHNQAILNVLEKIAPVKPEAILIDQFVQSSTYYQHVKTQKAVARENVYFSTKAEGVHLAVAAASILARYAFVQYIDQLGESAGFKIPKGAGSQVDEAAAKLILKKGRDVLPQYVKLHFANTDKAVAIVNKKRK; this comes from the coding sequence TTGGGTAATGTTGTGCTAAATCGAAGTATGTCGGAAATTAGTAAAATGAAAAGTTATTACAGCGGACAGTTAAGCGACAAACTTCCCCCAGGGAGTGTGTTTGCTGCTAAAACGGCAGGCTGCATGATAACAGCATATAAATCAGGGAAGGTTTTATTCCAAGGGAATGATTGTGTGGCAGAAGCAGGCAAATGGGGAGAGGCAGAAGCTAAAAAGCCCTCATCTTCTTCGAAGGCTGGAGCTCCAAAGGGGAATCTTCCTGATGGATTTAGTCAACTATCGGTAATCGGCTCCGATGAAGTTGGTACCGGTGACTTTTTCGGCCCCATCACTGTTGTTGCAGCCTATGTAAGAAAAGAAGATATTCCGTTATTAAAAGAACTCGGCGTGAAAGATTCAAAGGATCTGAAGGATGAAAAAATCATAGCCATTGCCAAAGATATAAAAACTATAATTCCATTTAGTCTTTTAACATTAAAAAACGAGAAGTATAATCAGCTGCAGCAATCTGGTATGTCACAGGGAAAAATGAAAGCCATTTTGCATAATCAAGCGATTTTGAATGTATTGGAAAAAATCGCTCCCGTTAAACCCGAGGCGATTTTAATTGATCAATTTGTTCAATCTAGCACCTATTATCAACATGTAAAAACCCAGAAAGCTGTTGCTCGGGAAAATGTTTATTTTAGCACGAAAGCGGAAGGGGTTCATCTCGCAGTTGCCGCTGCTTCCATTCTCGCCCGCTATGCCTTTGTCCAATATATTGATCAGCTAGGTGAAAGTGCCGGCTTTAAGATACCAAAAGGGGCGGGGTCACAGGTGGATGAGGCTGCTGCGAAACTGATTTTGAAAAAGGGACGGGACGTCCTGCCTCAGTATGTAAAGCTTCATTTTGCTAACACCGATAAAGCTGTGGCGATTGTTAATAAGAAGCGGAAATGA
- a CDS encoding CvpA family protein: protein MLDLAIILLLVFGFFIGLKRGFILQLVHLTGFIIAYIVANLYYEELAPKLLLWIPYPNLGTSSPLKLLTNSSNMEDAFYRAIAFVIIFFAVKILLQIIGSMLDFIAHLPILKQLNVWAGGILGFLEVYLIVFILLYIGALVPMEVIQNPLDHSVMANLIINHTPILSQQINSIWIEYSAALTSL from the coding sequence ATGTTGGATTTAGCTATTATCTTATTATTAGTTTTTGGTTTTTTTATCGGATTAAAAAGAGGCTTTATTTTACAATTAGTTCATTTAACAGGTTTTATTATTGCATACATAGTGGCAAATTTATACTATGAGGAACTGGCTCCTAAACTTTTACTCTGGATTCCCTATCCTAATCTTGGGACATCCTCACCACTAAAGTTATTAACCAATAGCAGTAACATGGAGGATGCCTTCTATCGGGCTATTGCTTTTGTGATCATCTTTTTTGCGGTAAAAATATTGCTGCAAATTATCGGATCGATGCTGGACTTTATTGCCCACCTGCCAATTTTAAAGCAGTTAAATGTTTGGGCTGGCGGAATTTTAGGTTTCTTAGAAGTCTATTTAATTGTCTTTATTTTATTATATATTGGTGCGTTAGTTCCAATGGAAGTTATACAGAATCCTTTGGATCATTCGGTTATGGCAAATCTGATTATTAACCATACACCAATACTTTCGCAGCAAATAAACAGTATTTGGATTGAATATTCAGCTGCGTTAACTTCTCTGTAG
- a CDS encoding endonuclease MutS2, which produces MQDRVLKVLEFTKVREQLLAHATSTLGQGKIKQLIPSTDFEEVVRLQAETDESATVLRIKGNVPLSGIYDIRAHIKRSVIGGVLSPHELVQVASTIHASRKMKRFIEEIAEERTEIPILMEQVERIIPLTNLEQTIKMAIDESGEVLDSASQLLRTLRQQLRSNEAKVREKLESMIRSSNAQKMLSDAIVTIRNDRFVIPVKQEYRSHYGGIIHDQSASGQTLFIEPQVIVQLNNQLQDIRVKEQVEIERILTELSSNTAEHEAELQIIVEILTNLDFIFAKARYGRQIKASMPLMNNDGRIALYKARHPLIPSDEVVANDIMLGKDYTTIVITGPNTGGKTVTLKTLGLCSLMAQAGLQVPAYDGSELAVFNSIYADIGDEQSIEQSLSTFSSHMVNIVDILENVGFNSLVLFDELGAGTDPQEGAALAISILDEVHKRGARVIATTHYPELKAYGYNREGVLNASVEFDVESLSPTYKLLLGVPGRSNAFEISKRLGLSERVIQSARSHVSEDTNQIDKMIASLEDSKRQAEVEQQEARDYLRQAEKLHQEMQKQMQEFYENKDSMLEKAAEKAEKIIDEAKSEAESVIRDLRKMRIEKHADIKEHELIDAKRRLEAATPEITKSAKQISKKSKKPTLMSGDEIKVLTFDQKGTLLERVSDSEWQVQIGIMKMKVKEKDMEYIGAPKQVETRPMAIVKGRDNDVKLELDLRGERYEAALSRVEKYIDDALLSNYPRVSIIHGKGTGALRQGVQEYLRNHRSVKKIRFGEAGEGGSGVTIVEFK; this is translated from the coding sequence ATGCAAGACAGAGTACTAAAAGTATTAGAATTCACAAAGGTGAGAGAACAGCTGCTAGCGCATGCCACCTCTACACTTGGTCAAGGTAAAATAAAACAATTAATTCCATCAACGGATTTTGAAGAAGTAGTCAGGCTTCAAGCAGAAACGGATGAATCAGCAACTGTATTAAGGATAAAAGGAAATGTTCCGTTATCAGGAATATATGATATCCGTGCTCATATTAAACGCTCGGTCATTGGTGGTGTTCTAAGTCCTCATGAATTGGTTCAGGTAGCCAGTACGATTCATGCAAGCAGAAAAATGAAACGCTTTATTGAGGAAATCGCGGAAGAAAGAACGGAAATTCCGATTTTAATGGAGCAAGTGGAGCGGATTATCCCATTAACAAACTTAGAGCAAACCATTAAAATGGCCATCGATGAAAGTGGTGAGGTGCTCGATAGTGCCAGTCAGCTGCTACGCACCTTAAGACAACAGCTCCGCTCTAATGAAGCAAAAGTTCGAGAAAAATTAGAGAGTATGATTCGCTCATCAAACGCCCAGAAAATGTTATCGGATGCGATTGTTACTATTCGAAATGATCGCTTTGTTATCCCTGTTAAACAGGAATACAGGAGCCATTATGGCGGTATTATCCATGATCAAAGTGCTTCTGGACAAACGTTATTTATCGAGCCGCAGGTCATTGTTCAACTTAACAACCAATTGCAGGATATTCGTGTAAAAGAGCAGGTTGAAATTGAAAGAATACTAACAGAGCTTTCGTCTAACACAGCAGAACATGAGGCTGAGCTGCAGATCATAGTTGAAATCCTGACAAATCTGGATTTTATTTTTGCAAAAGCAAGGTATGGCCGTCAAATCAAAGCATCAATGCCGCTTATGAATAATGACGGAAGAATTGCTTTATATAAAGCTAGACATCCTTTAATCCCGAGCGATGAAGTCGTTGCCAATGATATTATGCTCGGGAAAGATTATACGACAATTGTCATTACCGGACCAAACACCGGAGGTAAAACCGTCACGTTAAAAACCCTTGGTTTATGTTCTTTAATGGCGCAAGCCGGGTTACAGGTTCCTGCTTATGATGGCTCGGAACTGGCTGTTTTTAATTCGATTTATGCAGATATCGGCGATGAACAGTCGATTGAACAAAGCTTGAGTACATTTTCTTCACATATGGTAAATATCGTGGATATATTGGAAAATGTCGGTTTCAATAGCCTCGTATTATTTGATGAACTAGGTGCTGGAACCGATCCGCAGGAAGGGGCGGCACTGGCAATTTCAATCCTTGATGAGGTGCACAAAAGAGGTGCCCGAGTAATTGCCACTACCCATTATCCCGAATTGAAGGCATATGGCTATAACCGTGAAGGTGTATTAAACGCTAGTGTAGAATTCGATGTTGAGTCACTAAGCCCCACATATAAGCTTTTGCTTGGTGTACCAGGGCGAAGTAACGCCTTTGAAATTTCAAAACGGTTAGGATTAAGCGAACGGGTTATTCAATCAGCCAGATCCCATGTCAGTGAGGATACGAATCAAATCGATAAGATGATCGCTTCGTTAGAAGACAGTAAGCGTCAGGCAGAAGTGGAGCAACAAGAAGCCCGTGATTATTTAAGACAGGCTGAAAAACTTCATCAAGAAATGCAAAAGCAAATGCAGGAATTTTACGAGAACAAAGACTCCATGCTCGAAAAGGCTGCTGAAAAGGCAGAAAAGATCATTGATGAGGCAAAAAGTGAAGCAGAAAGTGTGATTCGTGATCTCCGTAAAATGAGAATAGAAAAGCATGCTGATATCAAGGAGCACGAATTAATTGATGCGAAGCGACGTCTCGAAGCGGCCACACCAGAAATTACAAAATCAGCGAAACAAATTAGTAAAAAATCCAAAAAGCCGACATTGATGTCTGGTGATGAAATAAAAGTTTTAACCTTTGACCAAAAAGGGACCCTTCTTGAACGAGTGTCTGACAGCGAATGGCAAGTTCAAATTGGAATCATGAAAATGAAGGTAAAAGAGAAGGACATGGAGTATATCGGTGCCCCCAAACAAGTCGAAACGAGACCGATGGCAATCGTTAAAGGCAGAGATAATGACGTTAAGCTTGAGTTAGACTTACGCGGTGAAAGATATGAGGCAGCACTTTCCAGAGTGGAAAAGTATATTGATGATGCGTTATTATCAAATTACCCTCGTGTTTCAATTATTCATGGAAAAGGAACAGGTGCATTAAGACAGGGAGTTCAAGAGTATTTACGAAACCACCGCTCCGTTAAGAAAATTCGCTTTGGTGAAGCAGGCGAGGGCGGCTCAGGTGTCACAATCGTTGAATTTAAATAA